One region of bacterium genomic DNA includes:
- a CDS encoding Gfo/Idh/MocA family oxidoreductase produces the protein MEPLGIGLVGLGRWGRNYLKTLTALPECRLVAVADSEPAGRAAVADLTGSASYDSMARLLSDPAVEAVVVATPDRTHYSLSVAALEAGRDVLVEKPMTLTSSEAEMLVARAAESRLVIGVGHTAAYSADIGSLRTLLDALPRDSERRVVAERTSSGPPASRQSSVDNHQSSILFDLCPHDIALAVLLFGTPTAARGRASGQKAEYEIRFDGDGLVEGRAEWRQPPHVRRFEVAGDGEQPESAGRTSGNRQPAADIRHSPLGRQCLDFIESCRTRTQPLSNGPVGLSVVRCLEALARSSADGGSWIALRPEMRAPDSERRAPESAPRPLEIGVRA, from the coding sequence GTGGAACCGCTGGGAATCGGGCTGGTCGGCCTCGGCCGGTGGGGCCGGAACTACCTGAAAACACTAACCGCGCTGCCCGAATGCAGGCTGGTCGCCGTGGCCGATTCGGAACCGGCCGGTCGGGCCGCAGTTGCGGACCTGACCGGCAGTGCCAGCTACGATTCCATGGCCCGGTTGCTGTCTGACCCGGCAGTCGAGGCGGTCGTCGTCGCCACACCTGACCGCACCCACTACTCCCTGTCCGTCGCCGCACTCGAAGCAGGTCGGGACGTACTGGTCGAGAAACCGATGACCCTCACGTCGTCCGAGGCCGAGATGCTGGTTGCGCGGGCCGCGGAAAGCAGGCTCGTGATTGGCGTCGGTCACACGGCAGCCTACTCCGCCGATATCGGATCTCTCCGAACGCTGCTCGACGCGCTCCCCCGAGACTCAGAGCGGCGAGTGGTGGCTGAAAGGACGTCTTCCGGCCCTCCTGCCTCCCGCCAATCGTCAGTCGACAATCATCAATCGTCAATCCTCTTCGACCTTTGTCCCCACGACATCGCGCTTGCCGTGCTGCTCTTCGGGACGCCAACTGCTGCGCGCGGGCGTGCAAGCGGGCAGAAGGCCGAGTACGAGATCCGATTCGACGGAGACGGACTGGTGGAAGGCAGAGCGGAATGGCGGCAACCGCCGCACGTCCGCCGGTTCGAGGTCGCAGGCGATGGCGAGCAGCCCGAATCTGCGGGACGGACATCCGGCAATCGTCAGCCGGCGGCCGACATTCGCCATTCGCCGCTCGGGCGCCAGTGCCTGGACTTCATCGAGAGCTGCCGGACCCGCACGCAGCCGCTGAGCAACGGACCGGTGGGCTTGTCCGTGGTGCGCTGTCTCGAGGCCCTAGCCCGCTCGTCCGCCGACGGCGGTTCATGGATAGCGCTCCGGCCCGAAATGCGAGCGCCCGACTCCGAGCGTCGGGCTCCGGAATCCGCGCCCCGCCCCCTGGAGATCGGAGTTCGCGCTTGA
- a CDS encoding glycosyltransferase family 2 protein, producing the protein MKLSVVIPVYNEEGSVTELVERVKAVPVDKEIITVDDHSRDSTLAVLNRIAGIRVISHPVNRGKGAAVRTGLAHATGDIVVIQDADLEYSPDDYPAMLRPFEDPKVDAVYGSRFRGGGNSFLFHSKMANYFLTFFTNALFGGRITDMETCYKLIRRQLFQNLDLLANRFEIEPEITAKLLRRHCRIVEVPIQYNARRAGKKIGPRDGVKACAALARWYVS; encoded by the coding sequence TTGAAGCTGAGCGTCGTCATCCCGGTCTACAACGAAGAGGGCTCAGTCACCGAGTTGGTGGAGCGGGTCAAGGCGGTCCCGGTAGACAAGGAAATAATCACGGTTGATGACCACTCGCGTGACAGCACTCTGGCGGTTCTGAATCGGATCGCCGGCATCCGAGTCATCTCACATCCGGTGAATCGAGGCAAGGGAGCGGCAGTGAGAACCGGACTGGCGCACGCCACCGGTGACATCGTCGTCATCCAGGATGCTGACCTTGAATACAGCCCGGACGACTACCCGGCCATGCTCAGACCTTTCGAAGACCCCAAAGTCGACGCGGTGTACGGCTCGCGGTTCCGTGGCGGCGGCAATTCCTTCCTGTTCCACAGCAAGATGGCCAACTACTTCCTCACCTTCTTCACCAATGCCCTGTTCGGCGGCCGGATAACCGACATGGAAACCTGTTACAAGCTCATCCGGCGGCAACTGTTTCAGAACCTTGATCTCCTGGCCAACCGATTCGAGATCGAACCCGAGATTACCGCCAAGCTGCTACGCAGGCATTGCCGTATCGTCGAAGTTCCTATACAATACAACGCGCGTCGTGCCGGCAAGAAGATTGGTCCGCGCGATGGCGTAAAAGCCTGTGCCGCTCTTGCCCGCTGGTACGTGAGCTAG
- the ftsE gene encoding cell division ATP-binding protein FtsE, with translation MTEQSNESVNAIELVGVSRLYQHSWPALTDINLTIEKGDFMFILGATGAGKTTLLRLLYRQDLADSGKIKVLGYDLKKMPLSDIPPLRKRIGIIFQDFRLLAERTVYENLEFVLRVIDTDRKEIPGRIQETLNRLGLVHKRDSYPHQLSGGEQQKTSIARALVKEPDILLADEPTGNIDPRAAADILNILKDINYQGATVLMATHDADLAERTQRRRVTLDAGRIVRDET, from the coding sequence ATGACAGAACAGAGCAATGAATCAGTCAACGCCATCGAGCTGGTGGGTGTGTCGCGGTTGTACCAGCACTCATGGCCGGCCCTGACCGACATTAACCTGACTATCGAGAAGGGCGACTTCATGTTCATCCTCGGTGCAACCGGCGCCGGCAAGACCACGCTGCTGCGCCTGCTCTACCGCCAGGACCTGGCCGATTCGGGCAAGATAAAGGTGCTCGGCTATGACCTCAAGAAGATGCCCCTCTCCGACATACCGCCTCTGCGCAAGCGCATCGGAATCATCTTTCAGGATTTCAGGCTCCTGGCCGAGCGCACCGTCTACGAGAACCTGGAATTCGTGCTCCGCGTCATCGACACCGACCGCAAGGAGATACCGGGACGGATTCAGGAAACACTCAACCGGCTCGGCCTGGTACACAAACGGGACTCCTATCCTCACCAGCTATCCGGTGGCGAGCAGCAGAAGACATCGATCGCCAGGGCACTGGTCAAAGAACCGGACATACTCCTCGCCGACGAGCCGACCGGCAACATCGACCCCAGGGCCGCCGCCGACATTCTCAATATTCTCAAAGACATCAACTACCAGGGAGCCACAGTCCTGATGGCCACGCACGACGCGGATCTGGCCGAACGCACCCAACGGCGGCGCGTCACGCTTGATGCGGGGAGGATAGTACGCGATGAGACCTAG
- a CDS encoding permease-like cell division protein FtsX: protein MRPSYILQEAFRSINRNRGSFILAATVQAICLVLLSVFMILTSNLVRLSAAASRRIELYAFVGEQADQALLVQRIGSLDGVAQARYVSKDEALTELRTDLGPDSSLVDALEDNPLPSSVRITVNPGYASLSSLTALEQKVMLIPGVTEVWSGKELVERLGRITRTVMFLDIGILVIVFCAVLFIAFQTVESSIASRHHEIQIMELVGATAATVRLPFVIEGTTQGIIGGAAAFVLALVFQRLAAIVIPSASLPTGIVLLADLGLGAISGVAGSLIALNRIHRVPQAVAMDDSEE, encoded by the coding sequence ATGAGACCTAGCTACATTCTCCAGGAGGCATTCCGCAGCATCAACCGCAACCGCGGGAGCTTCATCCTCGCGGCGACGGTCCAGGCCATCTGCCTTGTACTCCTCTCCGTATTCATGATCCTGACATCAAACCTCGTCCGGCTGTCGGCTGCCGCGAGTCGCCGAATCGAGCTCTACGCGTTTGTCGGTGAGCAGGCCGACCAGGCACTGCTCGTGCAGCGAATCGGCTCGCTCGACGGCGTAGCACAAGCGCGCTACGTATCGAAAGACGAAGCGCTCACCGAGCTACGGACCGACCTTGGCCCGGACTCCAGCCTGGTGGACGCACTGGAGGATAACCCCCTGCCGTCATCAGTCCGCATCACCGTAAACCCCGGGTACGCCTCGCTGTCGTCGCTCACCGCTCTTGAACAGAAAGTAATGCTCATTCCCGGCGTTACCGAGGTCTGGTCCGGCAAGGAACTGGTCGAGCGTCTCGGACGCATCACCCGTACCGTGATGTTCCTCGACATCGGCATTCTGGTCATAGTCTTCTGCGCGGTGCTCTTCATCGCTTTCCAGACCGTGGAGTCCTCAATTGCGTCGCGGCACCATGAAATCCAGATCATGGAGCTGGTCGGCGCTACGGCCGCAACCGTGCGCCTGCCGTTCGTCATTGAAGGAACTACCCAGGGAATAATCGGCGGGGCTGCCGCGTTCGTGCTGGCCCTCGTCTTTCAGCGGCTGGCCGCCATCGTCATACCATCCGCCTCCCTGCCGACGGGCATCGTCCTCCTCGCCGACCTCGGACTCGGGGCCATTTCCGGCGTTGCCGGCTCGCTCATCGCATTGAACCGCATCCACCGCGTCCCGCAGGCCGTGGCCATGGACGATAGTGAAGAGTGA
- a CDS encoding peptidoglycan DD-metalloendopeptidase family protein — protein MNHRILFLALLLATCAQGLTQAPAEPPLPLHRLTGGTEPNPDTTMAATPETLSAEQLDQQIRQNQDQLEQTRQRLAEVENKLGDLSDKEQASLARLASLEEQIGLTRSYLAKLRAQAAARSTEIAQVARQIEQTSAQAASRKQALGRRLTAIYKYGQLSPLAALLSTRSVPEVYRKMLYLRWVVRADQRLAAELSELDLQLSLQRSKLLADQTELERLQQEQLDQQTKLSAAIAAESAVLKKVRNDKDAGQALQHQLTESTGRLQNLLADLQHRKENAQPVATSRFESQRGSLPWPLKGKVIATFGSQVHPRYKTKTSNLGIDIKAEPGTPVHAVAAGRISYADQFMGYGNLVIIDNGGGFYTLYANLTEMSAQVGSQVAAGTKVGTASDYLHFEIRKDGKSVDPMDWLQP, from the coding sequence TTGAATCACCGAATCCTGTTTCTTGCGCTGTTACTGGCGACCTGTGCCCAGGGACTGACTCAGGCGCCGGCCGAGCCTCCTCTTCCCCTCCACCGTCTGACAGGGGGCACCGAGCCCAACCCCGACACGACCATGGCCGCCACGCCCGAGACCCTCAGCGCGGAACAACTCGATCAACAGATTCGACAGAACCAGGACCAGCTCGAACAGACGAGGCAGCGGCTCGCCGAGGTCGAGAACAAGCTCGGCGATCTGTCCGACAAAGAACAGGCCAGCCTGGCAAGACTGGCGTCACTTGAAGAACAGATCGGGTTGACCCGAAGCTACCTGGCGAAACTCAGAGCCCAGGCTGCGGCGCGATCGACCGAAATCGCACAGGTCGCGAGGCAGATTGAGCAGACTTCCGCCCAGGCGGCAAGCCGCAAACAGGCTCTGGGTCGCCGGCTGACCGCAATCTACAAGTACGGACAGCTCAGCCCGCTCGCCGCGCTGCTCTCGACTCGCAGTGTGCCTGAGGTCTATCGCAAGATGCTCTATCTGCGCTGGGTTGTGCGGGCGGACCAGCGCCTCGCCGCCGAGCTGTCGGAGCTGGACCTGCAGCTCTCGCTGCAACGGTCAAAACTCCTTGCCGACCAGACCGAACTGGAACGCCTGCAGCAGGAACAACTGGACCAGCAGACAAAGCTCAGTGCGGCGATTGCTGCCGAGTCGGCGGTACTCAAGAAAGTGCGGAACGACAAGGACGCCGGGCAAGCCCTGCAGCATCAGCTTACCGAATCAACCGGCCGGCTGCAGAACCTGCTCGCGGACCTGCAGCACCGAAAGGAGAATGCGCAGCCCGTGGCCACCAGCAGGTTTGAGAGCCAGAGAGGCAGTTTGCCGTGGCCACTCAAGGGCAAGGTCATTGCCACGTTCGGCTCCCAGGTCCATCCGCGGTACAAGACCAAGACAAGCAACCTCGGGATTGACATCAAGGCCGAGCCCGGGACTCCCGTCCATGCCGTGGCGGCGGGCCGAATCTCCTATGCTGACCAGTTTATGGGTTATGGCAACCTGGTCATCATCGACAACGGCGGCGGCTTCTACACGCTCTACGCCAATCTCACCGAGATGTCCGCGCAGGTCGGCTCCCAAGTGGCCGCAGGCACGAAGGTCGGGACCGCCAGTGACTATCTTCACTTCGAGATTCGGAAAGACGGAAAGTCGGTCGATCCGATGGACTGGCTGCAGCCCTAG